One region of Mycolicibacterium rhodesiae NBB3 genomic DNA includes:
- a CDS encoding DUF4129 domain-containing protein, with protein sequence MARIDRSAQRVIAVIALMTVAALALRGYLPGAEPIAERERPPGNPAALIVVIVMVCAAVAVIAFAIVVRLRDRTPGPAPAAALPRTKSTIGRPGWRFALVVFALVIGWLLLVLLLARLGTPSEQPASAPPTAQETSEPPNTEKGPDTTEDDPEPDTNLVGYLVPPMLILMVVVVVGTAIASRRQRSGPTQYVADDDGGGPAPATSTAGESLVRAAEVGLAEIGDRTREPREAIIACYAAMERELTRVPGAVPQDCDTPSEVLARAVDNRALRADSATELVELFEEARFSPHVMTEAHRDAAVQVLERVLAELPDSAARSSA encoded by the coding sequence ATGGCGCGTATCGACAGGTCGGCACAGCGCGTGATCGCGGTGATCGCGCTCATGACCGTTGCCGCTTTGGCGCTGCGCGGGTACCTCCCAGGCGCCGAACCGATTGCCGAGCGTGAACGGCCGCCGGGCAACCCGGCGGCGCTGATCGTGGTCATCGTGATGGTCTGCGCAGCGGTGGCGGTGATCGCGTTCGCGATCGTCGTCCGACTGCGCGATCGAACGCCTGGACCGGCTCCGGCCGCGGCCCTGCCCCGAACGAAGAGCACGATCGGGCGACCGGGCTGGCGCTTCGCGTTGGTCGTGTTCGCACTCGTCATCGGCTGGCTGCTGCTCGTTCTGTTGTTGGCGAGACTGGGCACGCCGTCCGAGCAACCTGCATCGGCGCCACCGACCGCGCAGGAGACCAGCGAGCCGCCGAACACCGAGAAGGGGCCGGACACCACGGAAGACGACCCAGAGCCGGACACGAACCTCGTGGGCTACCTGGTCCCGCCGATGCTGATTCTGATGGTTGTGGTGGTCGTGGGAACGGCGATCGCGTCGCGGCGGCAGCGCAGCGGTCCGACCCAGTACGTCGCCGACGATGACGGCGGCGGCCCCGCGCCGGCGACGTCCACCGCGGGGGAGTCGCTCGTCCGCGCCGCGGAAGTGGGGTTGGCCGAGATCGGCGACCGCACCCGGGAGCCGCGCGAGGCGATCATCGCCTGCTACGCGGCGATGGAACGTGAGTTGACGCGGGTCCCCGGCGCGGTTCCGCAGGACTGCGACACCCCGTCCGAGGTGCTGGCCCGCGCAGTGGACAACCGCGCCCTTCGGGCGGACAGCGCAACGGAGCTGGTGGAGCTGTTCGAGGAGGCGAGGTTCTCTCCGCATGTGATGACCGAGGCTCATCGCGACGCGGCGGTACAGGTGCTGGAACGCGTGCTGGCCGAACTCCCCGACAGCGCCGCGAGGAGTAGCGCATGA
- a CDS encoding O-methyltransferase, whose amino-acid sequence MFAESADQFASMRSGGTDFSRLESASAQERADALSGYYLPVTPDAGRLLYALVRAARPATVVEFGMSLGISAIHLAAAVRDNGSGRVITTELSAAKVSAAKKTFADVGLDDLIEVLEGDALRTLKDLDGPVDFVLLDGWKELYVPVLDLLEPRLAPGTLVVADNTSMTELAPYLEYVREPANGYVSVSFPARDADSMEISCRT is encoded by the coding sequence ATGTTCGCCGAGTCCGCCGATCAGTTCGCGTCGATGCGCTCAGGTGGCACCGACTTCTCGCGCCTCGAGTCGGCGAGCGCTCAGGAGCGTGCGGACGCATTGAGCGGCTACTACCTGCCGGTGACGCCGGATGCAGGCCGGCTGTTGTACGCGTTGGTGCGCGCTGCCCGGCCGGCGACCGTCGTCGAGTTCGGTATGTCGCTGGGAATCTCCGCGATCCACCTGGCGGCGGCGGTCCGTGACAACGGCAGCGGGCGGGTCATCACCACCGAGCTCAGCGCCGCGAAGGTTTCGGCAGCGAAGAAGACGTTCGCCGACGTCGGGCTCGACGACCTCATCGAGGTCTTGGAAGGCGACGCGCTCCGCACGCTCAAAGATCTCGACGGCCCGGTGGATTTCGTGCTGCTCGACGGTTGGAAGGAGCTCTACGTGCCGGTGCTCGACCTACTCGAGCCGCGCCTGGCGCCGGGCACCCTCGTCGTCGCGGACAACACCTCGATGACCGAGTTGGCGCCCTATCTCGAGTACGTACGCGAGCCGGCGAACGGATATGTCAGCGTCAGCTTCCCGGCCCGCGACGCCGACAGCATGGAGATCAGCTGCCGGACCTAA
- a CDS encoding potassium transporter Kup has product MDRPGGTQALRLGVIIAALGVVFGDIGTSPIYTLQTVFNPHDPHPVPVAHHNVYGVVSLIFWSVMVIVTLTYVTLVMRADNNGEGGIMALITLLRRWTGRRGRRTAVMLSTLGIFGAALFFGDSMITPAISVLSAVEGIQVIDPGFRDFVVPITAVIIVGLFSVQSRGTATVGRFFGPVMILWFTAIGACGIRGIIDNPEILKALSPTYALDFMAGHFHIAFFALAAIVLSVTGAEALYADMGHFGRRAITYGWLGLVLPACTLNYFGQGALVLSDESTVSAPFFLLTPEWARIPMVLLATAATVIASQAVITGAFSVASQAARLGYLPRLRIEHTSASTIGQIYVPWINAALMVAVLILVFAFRSSAALAYAFGMAVTGTITITTTLFFYYARTRWGWPLWGVLIGGGLLLVVDLMFFAANLTKLVHGAWLPLTIAVVTFTVMTTWQKGRRIITRAREKAEGPLREFVDELVHLDPPLVRIPGTAVFLNRGRDTAPLAMRAIVEHNHVLAEHVIILTVETENVPRLPDSERMSHDDLGYASDGIVHVEARYGYMERPNVPHALAMLDPADTEGPIDLENASYFLSKLDLCRGDAPTMAPWRKRLFIATAHITADAAAHFGLPLDRTVIVGSRIQV; this is encoded by the coding sequence GTGGACCGACCGGGCGGCACCCAGGCGTTGCGGTTGGGCGTCATCATCGCCGCGTTGGGTGTTGTGTTCGGCGACATCGGCACCAGCCCCATCTACACACTCCAGACGGTGTTCAACCCGCACGATCCGCACCCGGTGCCGGTGGCCCACCACAACGTCTACGGCGTGGTCTCGCTGATCTTCTGGTCGGTGATGGTCATCGTCACACTCACCTACGTCACCCTGGTGATGCGCGCCGACAACAACGGCGAGGGCGGCATCATGGCGCTGATCACGCTGTTGCGGCGCTGGACGGGCAGGCGCGGTCGGCGCACCGCGGTGATGCTCTCCACACTGGGGATCTTCGGCGCCGCCTTGTTTTTCGGCGACAGCATGATCACGCCGGCGATCTCGGTGCTGTCGGCCGTCGAGGGCATCCAGGTGATCGATCCCGGCTTCCGAGACTTCGTCGTGCCGATCACCGCGGTGATCATCGTCGGGTTGTTCTCGGTACAGAGCCGAGGCACCGCGACCGTAGGCCGGTTCTTCGGGCCGGTGATGATCCTGTGGTTCACGGCGATCGGCGCGTGCGGGATTCGCGGCATCATCGACAACCCCGAGATCCTCAAGGCGTTGTCGCCGACGTACGCACTGGACTTCATGGCCGGCCACTTCCACATCGCGTTCTTCGCGCTTGCCGCGATCGTGCTTTCGGTGACGGGCGCCGAGGCGCTGTACGCAGACATGGGGCACTTCGGCAGGCGCGCGATCACCTACGGATGGCTCGGTCTGGTCCTGCCCGCGTGCACGCTCAACTACTTCGGCCAGGGCGCGCTGGTGCTCAGCGACGAGTCGACGGTATCTGCACCGTTCTTCCTGTTGACGCCTGAGTGGGCGCGAATTCCCATGGTGCTCTTGGCGACTGCGGCGACGGTGATTGCGTCGCAGGCGGTGATCACCGGTGCCTTCTCGGTGGCCTCGCAGGCCGCGCGGCTGGGCTATCTGCCGAGGCTGCGTATCGAGCACACCTCTGCGTCGACCATCGGGCAGATCTACGTGCCGTGGATCAACGCCGCGCTGATGGTGGCGGTGCTGATCCTGGTGTTCGCGTTCCGCAGTTCGGCGGCCCTGGCCTACGCCTTCGGTATGGCGGTCACCGGAACCATCACGATCACCACCACATTGTTCTTCTACTACGCCCGAACGCGGTGGGGTTGGCCGCTGTGGGGTGTGCTGATCGGTGGCGGTCTGCTGCTCGTGGTGGACCTGATGTTCTTCGCGGCCAACCTCACCAAGCTGGTGCACGGTGCGTGGCTGCCGCTGACCATTGCCGTCGTCACCTTCACCGTGATGACGACGTGGCAGAAGGGCCGCAGAATCATCACGCGCGCAAGGGAGAAGGCGGAGGGGCCGCTGCGCGAATTCGTCGACGAACTAGTGCATCTGGATCCGCCGCTGGTCCGGATCCCGGGCACCGCGGTCTTTTTGAACCGCGGGAGAGACACTGCACCGCTGGCAATGCGCGCCATCGTGGAGCACAACCACGTGCTGGCCGAGCACGTGATCATCTTGACCGTCGAGACCGAGAACGTGCCGCGCCTACCCGACTCCGAGCGAATGAGTCACGACGACCTCGGCTATGCGAGCGATGGGATCGTCCATGTGGAGGCCCGCTACGGATACATGGAGCGGCCGAACGTGCCGCATGCGCTCGCGATGCTCGATCCGGCGGACACCGAGGGTCCGATCGACCTCGAGAACGCGTCCTACTTCCTGTCGAAGCTCGACCTGTGTCGCGGGGACGCGCCGACAATGGCGCCGTGGCGCAAACGGCTTTTCATCGCCACAGCGCACATCACCGCCGACGCCGCGGCACACTTCGGCCTCCCACTCGACCGGACTGTCATCGTCGGTTCGCGTATCCAGGTCTGA
- a CDS encoding HNH endonuclease signature motif containing protein — protein sequence MLAADGSDNRDQWCLDNWGAVAASVAAAQQVSLGVASHQLAIADALRRRLPRVAEVFAAGAISYRLISAVVARTRLITDRDAMAKVDIEIAARVQQWGTLSAHNTEIEIDYWVDRYDPAAVRRTEYSARGCHVDVRDPEDGSGTAWLEARLLATDAEAVDQRLDAIAATVCENDPRTHEQRRAAALGALGQLAERLVCGCEDPDCDAAQKQPSAVVVHVVAHEESLSDDTPARLDGTNPPLFDKPLSEVTWGEATAPTPPPTNGPAKTPPAVLLGGGMLPAPLVAAKVAGTAKIVPIRHPGDAPPEPRYIPSALLATFIRCRDMTCRFPGCDQPAQRCDIDHTIAYPHGPTQASNLKCLCRQHHLLKTFWGWRDEQHPDGTVVWTCPQGQTYTTYPGSRLLFPTLCRPTAPVTVRVTPDPDTTNRTLAMPRRTTTRAHNRSQAINDERRDNEHTIQAEAEAHRQKQRENAGNDCDNAYFPTHPRPPSNDDDPAPF from the coding sequence ATGCTGGCCGCCGACGGGTCAGACAATCGGGATCAGTGGTGCCTGGACAATTGGGGTGCCGTGGCCGCCTCGGTGGCCGCCGCCCAGCAGGTGTCGTTGGGGGTGGCCTCCCATCAGTTGGCGATCGCCGACGCGCTGCGCCGACGACTGCCGCGGGTCGCCGAGGTGTTCGCCGCCGGCGCCATCTCCTACCGGCTGATCTCGGCGGTCGTGGCCCGTACCCGGCTGATCACAGACCGCGATGCGATGGCCAAAGTCGACATCGAGATCGCCGCCCGGGTCCAGCAGTGGGGAACACTGTCGGCGCACAACACCGAGATCGAGATCGACTACTGGGTGGATCGGTATGACCCCGCGGCGGTGCGGCGCACCGAATACTCCGCGCGTGGTTGCCATGTCGATGTCCGCGACCCTGAGGACGGATCGGGTACTGCATGGCTGGAGGCCAGACTGTTGGCCACCGACGCCGAGGCCGTCGATCAACGCCTGGACGCGATCGCTGCCACGGTGTGTGAGAACGATCCGCGCACTCACGAGCAGCGCCGCGCCGCCGCGTTGGGTGCGCTGGGACAACTCGCTGAGCGCCTGGTCTGCGGATGCGAGGATCCCGACTGCGACGCCGCGCAGAAGCAGCCCAGTGCGGTGGTGGTACATGTCGTCGCCCATGAGGAGTCGCTGTCCGATGACACCCCCGCACGGTTGGACGGTACGAACCCGCCGCTGTTCGACAAGCCGCTGAGCGAGGTGACCTGGGGTGAAGCGACCGCCCCCACACCGCCGCCGACCAACGGGCCCGCCAAGACCCCGCCGGCGGTGCTGCTGGGCGGTGGGATGCTGCCCGCACCACTGGTGGCCGCGAAGGTGGCCGGCACTGCGAAGATCGTCCCGATCCGCCATCCCGGGGATGCGCCACCGGAGCCGCGCTATATCCCCTCGGCGCTGTTGGCGACGTTCATCCGCTGCCGCGATATGACATGCCGCTTCCCGGGCTGCGACCAGCCCGCCCAGCGCTGCGACATCGACCACACCATCGCCTACCCGCACGGGCCGACCCAAGCCTCGAACCTCAAATGCCTGTGCCGACAACATCACCTGCTCAAAACGTTCTGGGGCTGGCGCGACGAACAACACCCCGACGGCACCGTTGTGTGGACCTGTCCCCAAGGCCAGACCTACACCACCTATCCCGGCAGCCGGTTACTGTTCCCGACCCTGTGCCGACCCACCGCACCCGTCACCGTTCGCGTCACCCCTGACCCCGACACCACGAACCGCACCCTGGCCATGCCCCGACGCACCACCACCCGCGCACACAACCGCTCCCAAGCCATCAACGACGAACGCCGAGACAACGAACACACCATCCAGGCCGAAGCAGAAGCGCACCGGCAGAAGCAGCGCGAGAACGCCGGAAACGACTGCGACAACGCGTATTTCCCCACCCACCCCCGACCCCCAAGCAACGACGACGACCCGGCACCGTTTTGA
- a CDS encoding GtrA family protein: MTVESLTPARTGAVERFHRSCEKAAAGLPFGLSSVVAPTFLGFCLINIFTFGVDLVLLFLLHGVLQLPVPVAVSFAYACAFALSYVLNRIFNFSSHAPVGPQLAIYVVVVVVNYLAFILGVSSLLAALGVDYRVARLGAGACEAVFMYSMMRWVVFRK; encoded by the coding sequence GTGACGGTCGAGTCGTTGACTCCCGCGAGGACGGGAGCGGTCGAACGGTTTCATCGATCCTGCGAGAAGGCGGCCGCCGGTCTTCCGTTCGGGCTGAGTTCCGTTGTCGCGCCGACGTTTCTCGGCTTCTGTCTGATCAACATCTTCACGTTCGGCGTCGACCTGGTGTTGCTGTTCCTGTTGCACGGGGTGCTGCAGTTGCCCGTGCCGGTTGCCGTGTCGTTCGCGTACGCATGTGCGTTCGCGTTGAGCTACGTCCTCAATCGGATCTTCAACTTCTCCTCGCACGCACCAGTCGGACCGCAGCTCGCGATCTACGTCGTCGTGGTGGTGGTGAACTACCTGGCGTTCATCCTCGGGGTGTCCAGCCTGCTGGCCGCGCTTGGTGTGGACTACCGCGTCGCTCGCCTCGGAGCCGGCGCGTGCGAGGCGGTGTTCATGTACAGCATGATGCGCTGGGTGGTCTTCCGGAAATAG